The following coding sequences are from one Pseudomonas mendocina window:
- a CDS encoding catalase family protein, with protein sequence MLKRFWLWLGRLLGKLLLTLGVVGLIGWGLGEAYYAWKFSGPVSSEEQIPPDEAALTRVIIEDAVRIVEQHRDNTRVLRDAHAKAHGCVKAEVHVLDDLDESLRHGVFSEPGHTWQAWMRLSNGNAYPQFDRARDARGMAIKLLDVPGEKLMKSPAHAGEQDFVMFNHPAFFVSDVAEYRTNFAAQADGKKVQAFFPSLDPRTWEVRHLIIALKTLAPAPESPVATTYNSIAPFKLGDLNIKYRVVPAPQNCPPYELPEQNDGLPNFLRNALYQQLSLDRAPACFELQVQKQNAQYYMPIEDPSVEWSERISPFQSVARITVKAQDFDSREQNLFCDNMSFNPWHALPEHRPIGGINRLRKSVYEAVSAYRHQRNAAPEVAAPVNSGVQEQEAEAPVELSE encoded by the coding sequence ATGTTGAAACGTTTCTGGCTTTGGCTCGGTCGCCTGCTCGGCAAGCTTCTGCTCACACTAGGTGTCGTTGGCCTGATTGGCTGGGGCCTCGGCGAGGCTTACTACGCCTGGAAATTCTCCGGCCCGGTTTCCAGCGAAGAGCAGATTCCGCCGGATGAAGCAGCGCTGACGCGCGTGATCATCGAGGACGCCGTGCGCATCGTCGAGCAGCACCGTGACAACACACGCGTACTGCGCGATGCACACGCCAAGGCCCATGGCTGCGTCAAAGCCGAGGTACATGTGCTGGATGACCTGGACGAGTCGCTGCGCCATGGCGTATTCAGCGAGCCCGGACATACCTGGCAAGCCTGGATGCGCCTGTCCAACGGCAACGCCTACCCGCAGTTCGACCGCGCCCGCGATGCGCGCGGCATGGCCATCAAACTACTCGACGTCCCCGGTGAAAAGCTGATGAAAAGCCCGGCCCATGCCGGCGAGCAGGACTTCGTGATGTTCAACCATCCTGCGTTCTTCGTCAGCGACGTGGCCGAATATCGCACCAACTTCGCGGCCCAGGCAGACGGCAAGAAGGTGCAAGCCTTCTTCCCCAGCCTGGATCCACGTACCTGGGAAGTTCGCCACCTGATCATTGCGCTCAAGACCCTGGCACCTGCACCGGAAAGCCCGGTGGCGACTACCTATAACTCTATCGCTCCATTCAAGCTCGGCGACCTCAACATCAAGTACCGCGTCGTGCCAGCCCCGCAGAACTGCCCACCCTATGAACTGCCGGAGCAGAACGACGGCTTGCCAAACTTCTTGCGCAACGCGCTTTACCAGCAGCTATCACTGGATCGCGCACCAGCCTGTTTTGAACTGCAAGTGCAAAAACAAAACGCCCAGTACTACATGCCCATTGAAGACCCCAGTGTCGAATGGAGCGAAAGAATTTCCCCATTCCAAAGCGTGGCGCGTATTACCGTAAAAGCTCAGGACTTCGATAGTCGCGAACAAAATCTGTTCTGCGACAATATGTCCTTCAATCCCTGGCATGCACTCCCGGAGCATCGCCCAATCGGCGGTATTAACCGTTTGCGCAAGTCGGTATACGAAGCGGTCAGTGCCTATCGCCATCAGCGTAATGCCGCGCCTGAGGTTGCAGCCCCCGTCAATTCAGGCGTGCAGGAGCAAGAAGCAGAAGCGCCCGTGGAACTTTCAGAATAA
- a CDS encoding DUF1272 domain-containing protein gives MLELRPNCENCDCDLPAASVDALICSFECTFCRPCAESVLALRCPNCGGELVRRPIRPAAKLERFPASITRVHKA, from the coding sequence ATGCTTGAGCTGCGCCCAAACTGCGAAAACTGCGACTGCGACCTGCCAGCAGCCAGTGTCGATGCGCTGATTTGCTCTTTCGAATGCACTTTCTGTCGCCCCTGTGCCGAATCCGTCCTGGCGCTGCGCTGCCCTAACTGCGGTGGCGAACTGGTAAGACGCCCGATTCGACCAGCCGCAAAGCTCGAACGCTTCCCCGCCTCCATTACCCGCGTTCATAAAGCCTGA
- the nfuA gene encoding Fe-S biogenesis protein NfuA yields the protein MSAITITQAAEEYLAELLSKQDTPGIGIRVFITQPGTPYAETCIAYCKPGEQKPEDTAVGLASFTAWIDGISEPFLEDAVVDYATDRMGGQLTIKAPNAKVPMVNEDSPLNERINYYLQTEINPGLASHGGQVTLIDVVEEGIAVLQFGGGCQGCGQADYTLKEGIEKTLLERIPELKGVRDVTDHSNRENAYY from the coding sequence ATGAGCGCCATCACCATTACCCAAGCTGCCGAAGAATACCTGGCCGAGCTGCTGAGCAAGCAGGACACTCCGGGTATCGGCATCCGAGTTTTCATTACCCAGCCGGGTACGCCCTATGCAGAAACTTGCATCGCCTACTGCAAGCCAGGTGAGCAGAAGCCTGAAGATACTGCTGTTGGCCTGGCCAGCTTCACTGCCTGGATTGACGGTATCAGCGAGCCGTTCCTAGAAGACGCAGTCGTCGACTACGCCACTGATCGTATGGGCGGCCAGCTGACCATCAAGGCGCCGAACGCCAAGGTACCGATGGTCAACGAAGACAGCCCGCTCAACGAGCGTATCAACTACTACCTGCAGACCGAGATCAACCCCGGCCTGGCCAGCCATGGCGGTCAGGTGACGCTGATCGACGTGGTCGAAGAGGGCATCGCCGTACTGCAGTTCGGTGGCGGTTGCCAAGGTTGTGGCCAAGCCGACTACACCCTCAAAGAAGGCATCGAGAAAACCCTGCTCGAGCGCATTCCTGAACTCAAGGGCGTACGTGACGTGACCGACCACAGCAATCGCGAGAACGCTTACTACTGA
- a CDS encoding fatty acid cis/trans isomerase, with product MLKPAALFLLSFAAGLARAEAISYVDDVQPILTHKCVACHTCYDAPCQLNLGSGEGILRGASKQLVYDGTRSKAQATTRLYLDEQGEAAWRKRDFHSVLDGENGQAALIKRMLELGRSQPLEPNAKLPDNLDIAITRSNSCPLPGEFAAYAQKNPHGGMPFAVTGLDDDEYATLEQWLAQGAPVAEQALKPSAVELRQVEQWENFLNAPGARQDLVSRWLYEHLFLAHLHFEAGEPGHFFQMVRSRTPSGKPIDPIATRRPNDDPGTEFYYRLWPIQGVIVHKTHITYPLGEDKLARVKELFFGEDWTLDAVPGYGAQRRANPFETFAAIPARARYQFMLDNAEYFVRTFIRGPVCRGQIATDVIRDNFWAVFQAPEHDLYITDAEYQREATPLLAMPGQFDDIGDLLGLWRNYRDKRNDYENLRKDAYADAPAADWTHIWSGNDNALLSIFRQHDSASVRKGLLGEIPQTLWWLDYPLLERTYYQLVVNFDVFGNVSHQAQTRLYFDLIRNGAEVNFLRLLPARSREAYLDDWYQNSGKLKMLLDYTSVDHRSPSAIGLTGNDPKKQFAEQLLQRYAELNARPDPINRCTGARCYRDGLPKELQHAEQALARLASRPAGGLRVIDQLPEATMLRVELSDGSREIYSLLRNRAHSNVAFMLGEELRYQPRLDTLTIYPEVLSSYPNFLFSVKAGEVDAFVKQMEGVSDAKSFERIVEHWGIRRSHPEFWRYFHDMAEHIRETQPLEAGVLDMNRYENL from the coding sequence ATGCTCAAGCCTGCTGCTCTGTTTCTTCTTTCTTTCGCAGCTGGCCTGGCCCGTGCGGAAGCGATTTCCTATGTCGATGACGTACAACCGATCCTCACCCACAAGTGTGTGGCCTGCCACACCTGCTACGACGCCCCGTGCCAGCTCAATCTTGGCAGTGGTGAGGGGATTTTGCGCGGTGCCAGCAAGCAGCTGGTGTATGACGGCACGCGCAGCAAGGCGCAAGCGACCACGCGCCTGTATCTGGATGAGCAAGGCGAGGCGGCCTGGCGTAAACGCGATTTTCATTCGGTACTCGATGGTGAGAACGGACAGGCAGCACTGATCAAGCGCATGCTGGAGTTGGGACGCAGCCAGCCGCTCGAACCCAATGCCAAGCTTCCGGACAACCTCGATATCGCCATCACTCGCAGCAACAGCTGCCCATTGCCGGGTGAGTTCGCCGCCTATGCGCAGAAGAACCCTCATGGCGGCATGCCGTTCGCCGTGACTGGCCTGGACGATGACGAATACGCCACACTGGAACAATGGCTGGCACAAGGCGCACCAGTGGCCGAGCAGGCGCTCAAACCCAGCGCGGTCGAGTTGCGTCAGGTCGAGCAGTGGGAGAACTTTCTCAACGCCCCGGGGGCGCGGCAGGATCTGGTTTCACGCTGGCTGTACGAGCACCTGTTCCTTGCCCACCTGCATTTCGAGGCCGGTGAACCGGGGCACTTTTTCCAGATGGTGCGTTCGCGCACCCCCAGCGGCAAACCCATCGACCCGATCGCCACGCGCCGCCCGAACGATGACCCAGGCACCGAATTCTATTACCGTCTGTGGCCGATCCAGGGCGTGATCGTGCACAAGACGCACATCACCTACCCATTGGGCGAGGACAAGCTGGCGCGGGTCAAGGAGCTGTTCTTCGGCGAAGACTGGACGCTGGACGCCGTGCCGGGCTATGGCGCACAACGTCGCGCCAACCCCTTCGAGACCTTTGCCGCGATTCCGGCGCGGGCGCGCTACCAGTTCATGTTGGATAACGCCGAGTACTTCGTGCGTACCTTCATCCGTGGTCCGGTGTGTCGCGGGCAGATCGCCACCGACGTGATTCGGGATAACTTCTGGGCCGTGTTCCAGGCGCCCGAGCACGATCTCTACATCACCGATGCCGAGTACCAGCGCGAGGCCACGCCACTGTTGGCCATGCCCGGCCAGTTCGACGATATCGGCGATCTGCTGGGCTTGTGGCGCAACTATCGCGACAAGCGCAACGACTACGAGAACCTGCGTAAGGACGCCTACGCTGACGCGCCTGCCGCGGACTGGACGCATATCTGGAGCGGCAATGACAACGCGCTGCTGTCGATCTTCCGCCAGCACGACAGCGCTTCAGTGCGCAAAGGCCTGCTCGGCGAGATTCCGCAGACCCTGTGGTGGTTGGACTATCCGCTGCTGGAACGCACCTACTATCAGTTGGTGGTCAATTTCGACGTGTTCGGTAATGTCTCGCACCAGGCGCAGACGCGCCTGTACTTCGACCTGATCCGCAATGGCGCCGAGGTCAACTTCCTCCGCCTGTTGCCGGCGCGATCACGCGAGGCTTACCTGGATGACTGGTATCAGAACAGTGGCAAGTTGAAGATGCTGCTGGACTACACCTCGGTCGATCATCGTTCACCGAGTGCCATTGGCCTGACGGGCAACGATCCGAAGAAGCAGTTTGCCGAGCAGTTGCTGCAGCGTTACGCCGAACTCAATGCGCGTCCGGATCCGATCAACCGCTGCACAGGCGCACGCTGCTATCGCGATGGTCTGCCCAAGGAGCTGCAGCATGCCGAGCAGGCGCTGGCGCGTCTTGCCAGTCGCCCGGCCGGTGGCTTGCGAGTGATCGATCAACTGCCGGAAGCGACGATGCTGCGCGTGGAACTGAGCGATGGTTCGCGCGAGATCTACAGCCTGCTGCGCAACCGTGCTCACAGCAACGTGGCGTTCATGCTGGGTGAGGAACTGCGCTATCAACCGCGGCTGGATACCCTGACCATCTATCCGGAAGTCCTGAGCAGCTACCCGAACTTCCTGTTTTCGGTGAAAGCCGGCGAGGTGGATGCCTTCGTCAAGCAAATGGAAGGTGTCAGCGACGCTAAGTCCTTCGAGCGTATCGTCGAGCATTGGGGGATACGGCGTAGCCATCCCGAGTTCTGGCGCTACTTCCATGATATGGCCGAGCATATCCGCGAAACCCAGCCGCTGGAGGCGGGCGTGCTGGACATGAACCGCTACGAGAACCTCTGA
- the metH gene encoding methionine synthase: protein MSDRSARLQALQQALKERILILDGGMGTMIQSYKLEEADYRGERFADWPSDVKGNNDLLLLTQPQIIAAIEKAYLDAGADILETNTFNATQVSQADYDMESIVYELNVAGARVAREVADAKTLETPDRPRFVAGVLGPTSRTCSISPDVNDPGYRNVTFDELVENYTEATRGLIEGGADLILIETIFDTLNAKAAIFAVQQVFEEDGVELPIMISGTITDASGRTLSGQTTEAFWNSVAHAKPISVGLNCALGAADLRPYLEELSNKAGTHVSAHPNAGLPNAFGEYDETPAEMAAVVEEFAASGFLNIIGGCCGTTPAHIKAIAEAVGKYQPRPIPDIPKACRLSGLEPFTIDRKSLFVNVGERTNITGSAKFARLIREENYTEALEVALQQVEAGAQVIDINMDEGMLDSKAAMVRFLNLIAGEPDISRVPIMIDSSKWEVIEAGLKCIQGKGIVNSISMKEGVEQFKHHAKLCKRYGAAVVVMAFDEVGQADTAARKKEICQRSYDILVNEVGFPPEDIIFDPNIFAVATGIEEHNNYAVDFIEACAYIRDQLPYALSSGGVSNVSFSFRGNNPVREAIHSVFLYYAIQNGLTMGIVNAGQLEIYDEIPKELRDRVEDVVLNRTPGGTDALLAIADKFKGDGAAKEVENEEWRSLPVDKRLEHALVKGITAFIVEDTEECRQQCARPIEVIEGPLMSGMNVVGDLFGSGKMFLPQVVKSARVMKQAVAHLIPFIEAEKGDKPEAKGKILMATVKGDVHDIGKNIVGVVLGCNGYDIVDLGVMVPAEKILQTAIAEKCDIIGLSGLITPSLDEMVHVAKEMQRQGFKLPLMIGGATTSKAHTAVKIDPQYSNDAVVYVTDASRAVGVATQLLSKELKADFVQKTRDEYVVVRERTSARASRTERLGYADAIANKPAFDWKGYVAPKPSFTGAQVLDDIDLATLAEYIDWTPFFISWDLAGKYPRILTDEIVGEAATSLFSDAQAMLKKLIDEKLIRARAVFGFWPANQVAHDDIEVYGDDGKHLATLHHLRQQTIKPDGKPNLSLADFVAPKESGVTDYVGGFITTAGIGAEEVAKAYEAKGDDYNAIMVKALADRLAEACAEWLHERVRKEYWGYARDEQLDNEALIREQYKGIRPAPGYPACPDHTEKGTLFKLLDPEADYNQAGRSGVFLTEHYAMFPAAAVSGWYFAHPEAQYFAVGKVDKDQIERYSKRKGQDIAVSERWLMPNLGYDD from the coding sequence ATGTCCGATCGCAGCGCCCGCCTCCAAGCCCTCCAGCAAGCCCTGAAGGAGCGCATTCTGATCCTCGATGGCGGCATGGGCACCATGATCCAGAGCTACAAGCTCGAAGAGGCCGACTACCGCGGCGAGCGCTTCGCTGACTGGCCGAGCGACGTGAAGGGCAACAACGACCTGCTGCTGCTGACTCAGCCGCAGATCATCGCCGCCATCGAGAAGGCCTATCTGGACGCTGGCGCCGATATCCTGGAAACCAACACCTTCAACGCCACTCAGGTGTCCCAGGCCGACTACGACATGGAGTCGATCGTCTACGAACTGAACGTCGCTGGCGCCCGCGTGGCCCGTGAAGTGGCCGACGCCAAGACTCTGGAAACCCCGGATCGCCCGCGTTTCGTCGCAGGCGTGCTCGGCCCGACCAGCCGCACCTGCTCGATATCCCCGGACGTCAACGACCCCGGCTACCGCAATGTCACTTTCGACGAGCTGGTGGAGAACTACACCGAAGCGACCCGCGGCCTGATCGAGGGCGGCGCCGACCTGATCCTCATCGAAACCATCTTCGACACCCTCAATGCCAAGGCGGCGATCTTCGCCGTGCAGCAGGTGTTCGAAGAAGACGGTGTCGAACTGCCGATCATGATCTCCGGCACCATCACCGACGCCTCCGGCCGCACCCTCTCGGGCCAGACCACCGAAGCGTTCTGGAACTCGGTGGCCCATGCCAAGCCGATTTCCGTCGGCCTGAACTGCGCCCTCGGCGCCGCCGACCTGCGCCCCTATCTGGAAGAGCTGTCGAACAAGGCCGGCACCCACGTATCCGCGCACCCCAACGCAGGCCTGCCCAACGCCTTCGGTGAATATGACGAAACCCCTGCCGAAATGGCAGCGGTGGTCGAAGAGTTCGCCGCCAGCGGTTTCCTGAACATCATTGGCGGCTGCTGCGGCACTACGCCGGCGCACATCAAAGCCATCGCCGAAGCGGTCGGCAAATACCAGCCTCGCCCGATCCCGGACATCCCCAAGGCCTGCCGCCTGTCCGGCCTGGAGCCGTTCACCATCGACCGCAAGTCGCTGTTCGTGAACGTCGGCGAGCGCACCAACATCACCGGTTCGGCCAAGTTCGCCCGGCTGATCCGTGAAGAGAATTACACCGAGGCACTGGAAGTCGCCCTGCAGCAGGTGGAGGCCGGCGCCCAGGTGATCGACATCAACATGGACGAGGGCATGCTCGACTCCAAGGCGGCCATGGTCAGGTTCCTCAACCTGATCGCCGGCGAGCCGGACATTTCCCGCGTGCCGATCATGATCGACTCCTCCAAGTGGGAAGTGATCGAAGCCGGCCTGAAATGCATCCAGGGCAAGGGCATCGTCAACTCCATATCCATGAAGGAAGGCGTCGAGCAGTTCAAGCACCACGCCAAGCTGTGCAAACGCTACGGCGCCGCCGTGGTGGTGATGGCCTTCGACGAGGTCGGTCAGGCCGACACCGCCGCGCGCAAGAAGGAAATCTGCCAGCGCAGCTACGACATCCTGGTCAACGAAGTGGGCTTCCCGCCGGAAGACATCATCTTCGACCCGAACATCTTCGCCGTGGCCACCGGCATCGAGGAGCACAACAACTACGCCGTGGACTTCATCGAGGCCTGCGCCTACATCCGTGACCAGCTTCCGTATGCGCTGAGTTCGGGCGGCGTATCCAACGTGTCCTTCTCGTTCCGTGGCAACAACCCGGTGCGCGAAGCGATTCACTCGGTGTTTCTCTACTACGCGATCCAGAACGGTCTGACCATGGGCATCGTCAACGCCGGCCAGCTGGAGATCTACGACGAGATTCCCAAGGAGCTGCGTGATCGCGTCGAGGATGTAGTGCTCAACCGCACGCCGGGCGGCACCGACGCCCTGCTCGCCATCGCCGACAAGTTCAAGGGTGATGGCGCCGCCAAGGAAGTCGAAAACGAAGAGTGGCGCTCGCTGCCGGTCGACAAACGCCTGGAGCACGCGCTGGTCAAGGGTATTACCGCCTTTATCGTCGAAGACACCGAGGAGTGCCGCCAGCAGTGCGCGCGCCCCATCGAGGTGATCGAAGGCCCGCTGATGAGCGGCATGAACGTGGTCGGCGACCTGTTCGGTTCGGGCAAGATGTTCCTGCCCCAGGTGGTGAAATCCGCCCGGGTGATGAAACAGGCCGTGGCCCACCTGATCCCCTTCATCGAAGCCGAGAAAGGCGACAAGCCGGAAGCCAAGGGCAAGATCCTCATGGCCACCGTGAAAGGCGACGTGCATGACATCGGCAAGAACATCGTCGGCGTGGTGCTCGGCTGTAACGGCTACGACATCGTCGACCTGGGTGTGATGGTGCCGGCGGAAAAGATCCTGCAGACCGCCATCGCCGAGAAGTGCGACATCATCGGTTTGTCCGGCCTGATCACCCCGTCGCTGGACGAAATGGTGCACGTGGCCAAGGAAATGCAGCGCCAGGGCTTCAAGCTGCCGTTGATGATCGGCGGCGCGACCACTTCCAAGGCGCACACCGCGGTGAAGATCGATCCGCAATACAGCAACGACGCCGTGGTCTACGTCACCGACGCCTCGCGCGCCGTGGGCGTGGCCACTCAGCTGCTGTCCAAGGAGCTGAAAGCCGATTTCGTGCAGAAGACCCGCGACGAATACGTGGTGGTACGCGAACGCACCTCGGCGCGCGCCTCGCGCACCGAACGCCTGGGCTATGCCGACGCCATCGCCAACAAGCCGGCCTTCGACTGGAAGGGCTACGTCGCACCCAAACCGAGCTTTACCGGCGCCCAGGTGCTGGATGACATCGACCTGGCGACCCTGGCCGAGTACATCGACTGGACGCCCTTCTTCATCTCCTGGGATCTGGCCGGCAAGTACCCGCGCATCCTCACCGACGAGATCGTCGGCGAAGCGGCCACCAGCCTGTTCAGCGATGCTCAGGCGATGCTGAAGAAGCTGATCGACGAAAAACTGATCAGGGCCCGCGCCGTATTCGGTTTCTGGCCAGCCAACCAGGTCGCCCATGACGACATCGAAGTTTACGGTGACGACGGCAAGCACCTGGCCACCCTGCACCACCTGCGCCAGCAGACCATCAAGCCCGACGGCAAGCCGAACCTGTCGCTGGCCGACTTCGTCGCGCCGAAGGAGAGTGGCGTCACCGACTATGTGGGTGGCTTCATCACCACCGCTGGCATCGGTGCCGAGGAAGTGGCCAAGGCCTATGAGGCCAAGGGCGATGACTACAACGCGATCATGGTCAAGGCCCTGGCCGACCGCCTGGCCGAGGCCTGCGCCGAGTGGCTGCACGAACGTGTGCGCAAGGAGTACTGGGGTTACGCCAGGGACGAGCAACTGGATAACGAAGCGTTGATCCGCGAGCAGTACAAGGGCATCCGCCCTGCCCCCGGCTACCCGGCCTGCCCGGATCACACCGAGAAAGGCACGCTGTTCAAGTTGCTCGACCCCGAGGCGGATTACAACCAGGCTGGCCGCAGCGGCGTGTTCCTCACCGAGCACTACGCCATGTTCCCGGCAGCAGCGGTCAGCGGCTGGTACTTCGCTCACCCCGAGGCGCAGTACTTCGCCGTGGGCAAGGTCGACAAGGATCAGATCGAGCGGTACAGCAAGCGCAAGGGCCAGGACATCGCGGTCAGCGAGCGCTGGCTGATGCCCAACCTCGGTTACGACGACTGA
- the osmE gene encoding osmotically-inducible lipoprotein OsmE, with amino-acid sequence MHKHSLAVLAVAAVMTGCSTFENPTDYVTFRNEPLVKQVEHGMTQDQVRTLGGPASSEVRNRVTGGTCNNYVLNVDGLEQPYYVDFDVNGRVDSKGFMSCAQHEENQRRL; translated from the coding sequence ATGCACAAGCACAGCCTTGCAGTACTGGCCGTAGCGGCCGTGATGACCGGTTGCTCGACTTTCGAGAACCCGACCGATTACGTGACCTTCCGCAACGAACCCCTGGTCAAGCAGGTCGAACATGGCATGACCCAGGATCAGGTGCGAACCCTTGGCGGGCCGGCCTCTTCGGAAGTGCGCAACCGGGTTACCGGGGGTACCTGCAACAACTACGTGCTCAATGTCGACGGGCTGGAACAACCCTACTACGTGGACTTCGACGTCAACGGCCGGGTCGACAGCAAAGGCTTCATGAGCTGCGCCCAGCACGAGGAAAACCAGCGCCGGCTTTAG
- a CDS encoding DUF5924 family protein encodes MKALLDRIPTLIALLRRYPGLVALFGFCSGVASFLLVDRQAYLAKVLGVVLLVSWVWLILENLLRERIAQRFGFELPLPLLRYGTQMIHQESLFFVLPFFFITTTWNSGQLLFSGLLAAAALASITDPIYYRWLAPRRWLLLIFHSLALFAVMLTALPIIFHLTTPQSYRIALATATVLALPSLPGLIGFAGWRRILLLAILPLAMAGAGWMARVWVPPATLWLTEVAISDRFDGAQRTPGDSLELITLDQLRDDGLYAYTSINAPRGLNERIYHVWLHDGREVDRIALDIHGGRKEGYRAWTHKLRFPQDPLGDWQVQVRTEAGQMIGMLRFEVVSSAPSAPEASAPPF; translated from the coding sequence ATGAAAGCCCTGCTCGATCGTATTCCCACCCTGATCGCCCTGCTGCGCCGTTATCCCGGCCTGGTTGCCCTGTTCGGCTTCTGCTCGGGCGTGGCCAGCTTTCTGCTGGTCGACCGGCAGGCCTACCTGGCCAAGGTGCTCGGCGTGGTGCTGCTGGTCAGTTGGGTCTGGCTGATCCTGGAAAACCTGTTGCGCGAGCGCATTGCCCAGCGCTTCGGTTTCGAATTGCCGTTGCCGCTACTGCGCTACGGCACGCAAATGATCCACCAGGAAAGCCTGTTCTTCGTCCTGCCGTTCTTTTTCATCACCACCACCTGGAACAGCGGACAGCTGCTGTTCAGCGGGCTGCTGGCGGCGGCGGCGCTGGCCTCGATCACCGACCCGATCTACTACCGCTGGCTGGCACCCAGGCGCTGGTTGCTGCTGATCTTCCATAGCCTGGCGCTGTTCGCGGTGATGCTCACTGCGCTGCCGATCATCTTCCACCTGACCACACCGCAGAGCTACCGCATCGCCCTGGCCACCGCCACGGTGCTGGCCCTGCCGAGCCTGCCAGGGCTGATCGGCTTCGCGGGTTGGCGACGCATTCTGCTGCTGGCGATCTTGCCACTGGCAATGGCCGGTGCTGGCTGGATGGCACGCGTCTGGGTGCCGCCGGCGACGCTGTGGCTGACCGAGGTGGCGATCAGCGACCGCTTCGATGGCGCTCAGCGCACACCAGGAGACAGCCTGGAGCTGATCACGCTGGATCAGCTGCGCGACGATGGGCTCTATGCCTATACCTCGATCAACGCGCCGCGCGGCCTCAACGAGCGTATCTATCACGTATGGCTGCATGATGGCCGCGAAGTCGACCGCATCGCTCTGGACATCCATGGCGGGCGCAAGGAAGGCTATCGCGCCTGGACACACAAACTGCGCTTTCCACAGGATCCGCTTGGTGACTGGCAGGTACAGGTACGCACCGAGGCCGGTCAGATGATCGGCATGCTGCGCTTCGAGGTCGTCTCCAGCGCGCCATCTGCACCCGAAGCGAGCGCGCCGCCCTTCTAG
- a CDS encoding AraC family transcriptional regulator, whose product MSIRYEVRSAALTGLAAEVERLDGDLHGLLARAEMPCMALDDGDGLIQIEQLIRLLNLASVQLQCPDLGLRVASHQGLDMLGLLGRLLVREPDLHAAFTAAQRYLALHNKAEHWQLLPLEGRIQVRRIEHFFAVEGAQQYREMAIAAYARLVRAIGGDDLRPLRVAFSHSPVAPRPRYRQHLGCEVLFDQEYDCLVYDARVLQRPVLAMARDDAQRLDEQLRERLESLQDSLELQVRSLIVQTLGMRQHSLGHIAELLGQHPRSLQRRLRSEGLNFKQLVHQVKMDSAGWQVQASSMPLTLLADVLGYADQAAFCKAFRNHYGQSPSRWRKAHR is encoded by the coding sequence ATGTCCATCCGCTATGAAGTGCGCAGCGCGGCCCTGACCGGCCTGGCCGCAGAAGTGGAACGCCTGGACGGTGACCTGCACGGGCTGCTGGCGCGTGCGGAAATGCCCTGTATGGCCCTGGACGACGGCGATGGGCTGATCCAGATCGAGCAGCTGATACGCTTGTTGAATCTGGCCAGCGTGCAGCTGCAATGCCCGGATCTCGGCCTGCGCGTGGCCAGCCACCAGGGGCTGGACATGCTCGGTCTGCTGGGCCGCCTGCTGGTGCGCGAGCCCGACCTGCATGCCGCTTTCACTGCGGCGCAACGCTATCTGGCACTGCACAACAAGGCCGAGCACTGGCAGCTGTTGCCGCTGGAAGGGCGTATTCAGGTGCGGCGCATCGAGCATTTCTTCGCCGTCGAGGGCGCGCAGCAGTACCGCGAGATGGCCATCGCGGCCTACGCACGGCTGGTGCGGGCCATCGGAGGCGACGATCTGCGTCCGCTGCGCGTGGCGTTCAGCCATAGCCCGGTGGCGCCGCGCCCGCGCTACCGCCAGCACCTGGGCTGCGAAGTCTTGTTCGATCAGGAATACGACTGCCTGGTGTACGACGCCCGCGTGCTGCAGCGGCCGGTGCTGGCGATGGCTAGAGATGATGCACAACGCCTCGACGAACAGCTGCGCGAGCGCCTGGAGAGCCTGCAGGACAGCCTGGAACTGCAGGTGCGCAGCCTGATCGTGCAGACCTTGGGCATGCGCCAGCATTCACTGGGGCATATCGCCGAGCTCCTGGGCCAGCACCCGCGCAGCTTGCAGCGACGGTTGCGGAGCGAGGGGCTCAATTTCAAGCAGCTGGTGCATCAGGTGAAGATGGACAGCGCCGGCTGGCAGGTGCAGGCGTCGAGCATGCCGCTGACCCTGCTGGCCGATGTGCTCGGCTATGCCGATCAGGCCGCGTTCTGCAAAGCCTTTCGCAATCACTATGGCCAGTCGCCCTCGCGCTGGCGCAAGGCGCACCGCTAG